In uncultured Ilyobacter sp., a genomic segment contains:
- the rpmG gene encoding 50S ribosomal protein L33 produces the protein MRVNVQLECTECKRRNYSTSKNKKNTTDRLEMNKYCKWDKKVTLHKETKK, from the coding sequence ATGAGAGTTAATGTCCAATTAGAGTGTACTGAGTGTAAAAGAAGAAATTACAGCACTTCTAAAAACAAAAAGAACACAACAGACAGATTAGAAATGAACAAATACTGCAAGTGGGATAAGAAAGTAACACTACACAAAGAAACTAAAAAATAA
- the secE gene encoding preprotein translocase subunit SecE, translating to MKFIEEIKMEYAKVTWPNKEEVKHATIIVAAMSVALSVYLGVFDLIASRLLDMLVSSFGG from the coding sequence ATGAAATTTATCGAAGAGATAAAAATGGAATATGCTAAGGTGACATGGCCTAACAAAGAAGAAGTGAAACACGCTACTATAATTGTTGCAGCTATGAGTGTCGCACTAAGTGTATATTTGGGAGTTTTCGACTTAATTGCTTCTAGACTTTTAGATATGCTCGTATCCAGTTTTGGAGGGTAA
- the nusG gene encoding transcription termination/antitermination protein NusG translates to MEKAIVKKWFMIHTYSGYEKKVKTDLEQKIETLEKGEIVTRILVPEEESVELRRGKKKVVARKLFPGYVMVEMIVTREESADGINFKVDSDAWYIIRNTNGVTGFVGVGSDPIPMEDEEVENIFRVIGLHDGDDKEVKETVQINFGVGDYVELLEGGLSGHGGKVAEIDMEHKRVKVMVEMFGRMTPVEVSFDGVKKA, encoded by the coding sequence ATGGAAAAAGCTATAGTAAAAAAATGGTTCATGATCCACACTTATTCAGGATATGAGAAAAAAGTGAAAACAGATCTTGAACAGAAAATAGAAACTCTCGAAAAAGGAGAGATTGTAACAAGAATACTTGTCCCTGAAGAGGAAAGTGTCGAACTGAGAAGAGGTAAAAAGAAAGTTGTGGCAAGAAAACTTTTTCCTGGATATGTAATGGTTGAAATGATCGTTACTAGAGAAGAGAGTGCTGACGGCATAAACTTCAAAGTAGACTCTGATGCTTGGTATATCATAAGAAATACCAATGGGGTAACAGGTTTTGTAGGAGTAGGATCTGATCCTATACCTATGGAAGATGAAGAAGTAGAAAATATATTTAGAGTTATCGGGCTTCATGACGGTGATGATAAAGAGGTAAAAGAAACAGTTCAAATTAACTTTGGTGTCGGAGATTATGTCGAGCTTCTTGAAGGTGGACTTTCTGGACACGGAGGAAAAGTAGCTGAAATCGACATGGAACATAAAAGAGTCAAAGTCATGGTCGAAATGTTTGGTAGGATGACTCCTGTTGAAGTAAGTTTCGACGGTGTCAAAAAAGCCTAA
- the rplK gene encoding 50S ribosomal protein L11 has product MAKEVIGLIKLQLPAGKANPAPPVGPALGQHGVNIMEFCKAFNAKTQDKAGWIIPVEISVYNDRSFTFILKTPPASDLLKKSAGIKSGAANSKKETAGTITKAQLKELAETKMPDLNAGTIEAAMNILAGSARSMGIKIVD; this is encoded by the coding sequence ATGGCAAAAGAAGTAATCGGATTAATTAAGTTACAATTACCAGCGGGAAAGGCTAATCCAGCTCCACCAGTAGGACCGGCATTAGGACAACATGGTGTTAACATCATGGAATTCTGTAAAGCTTTCAACGCTAAAACTCAAGATAAAGCTGGATGGATTATACCAGTAGAAATTTCTGTTTACAACGACAGAAGTTTTACATTCATTCTAAAGACTCCACCTGCATCAGATTTACTTAAAAAATCTGCAGGGATTAAATCGGGAGCTGCTAACTCTAAAAAAGAGACTGCAGGAACAATCACTAAAGCACAGCTTAAAGAATTAGCAGAAACTAAAATGCCAGACTTAAACGCTGGAACTATTGAAGCAGCTATGAATATTCTTGCTGGATCTGCAAGATCTATGGGAATAAAAATAGTAGACTAA
- the rplA gene encoding 50S ribosomal protein L1 yields MAKRGKKYLEIAKLVEIGKLYDVNEALELVAKTKTAKFVETIEVALRLGVDPRHADQQIRGTVVLPHGTGKTVKVLAITSGDNVQKALDAGADYAGAEEYIEKIQQGWFDFDVVIATPDMMPKLGKLGRVLGTKGLMPNPKSGTVTPNIAQAVSEFKKGKLAFRVDKLGSIHVPIGKADFDGVKIEENFKAFMAEIQRLKPSAAKGQYLKTVAVSLTMGPGIKMDPILVSKYLGA; encoded by the coding sequence ATGGCTAAAAGAGGTAAAAAATACTTAGAGATAGCTAAACTAGTTGAGATAGGGAAGCTTTATGATGTAAACGAAGCTTTAGAGCTTGTTGCAAAAACAAAAACTGCGAAATTCGTAGAAACTATAGAGGTTGCTCTTAGATTAGGAGTAGACCCAAGACATGCTGACCAGCAAATAAGAGGAACTGTAGTTCTTCCACATGGTACAGGTAAAACAGTTAAGGTCCTTGCTATAACTTCTGGAGACAACGTACAGAAAGCTCTAGATGCAGGGGCAGATTATGCAGGAGCAGAAGAGTATATCGAAAAGATCCAACAAGGTTGGTTTGACTTTGATGTAGTTATAGCTACTCCAGACATGATGCCTAAGCTAGGGAAATTAGGAAGAGTACTTGGAACTAAAGGACTTATGCCTAACCCTAAATCAGGAACAGTAACACCAAATATTGCTCAAGCAGTATCTGAATTCAAGAAAGGAAAGCTTGCCTTTAGAGTAGACAAATTAGGATCTATTCACGTACCTATCGGTAAGGCAGATTTCGACGGTGTAAAAATCGAAGAAAACTTCAAAGCTTTTATGGCAGAGATCCAGAGGTTAAAGCCATCAGCAGCAAAAGGTCAATACCTTAAAACTGTAGCTGTATCCCTAACAATGGGACCTGGGATCAAAATGGATCCAATCCTTGTATCTAAGTACTTAGGTGCATAA
- the rplJ gene encoding 50S ribosomal protein L10 has product MATELKKQVIAELSEKIKKSDSIVFIDYKGLKVNEETELRKQIREAGAEYIVAKNRLFKIALKEAGVEDSFDDVLEGTTAFAFGYGDVVAPAKVTFDLGKELALQKRDIFKIKAGVLSGKRVEASEVEALAKLPSRDQLLSMVLNGMLGPIRKLAYAAVAIADKKESAGE; this is encoded by the coding sequence ATGGCAACTGAATTAAAAAAACAGGTTATAGCTGAACTAAGTGAAAAGATCAAAAAATCTGATTCTATTGTTTTCATTGACTATAAAGGATTAAAAGTTAATGAAGAAACAGAATTAAGAAAACAGATCAGAGAAGCTGGGGCAGAATATATCGTTGCTAAAAACAGACTTTTCAAAATAGCTCTTAAAGAAGCTGGGGTGGAAGATAGTTTTGATGATGTATTAGAAGGAACTACGGCATTTGCATTTGGATATGGAGACGTTGTAGCACCTGCTAAAGTTACTTTTGACCTAGGTAAGGAATTAGCTCTTCAAAAGAGAGATATATTCAAAATAAAGGCTGGAGTACTTTCTGGAAAGAGAGTTGAGGCATCTGAAGTTGAGGCACTAGCTAAACTTCCATCAAGAGATCAACTACTTTCTATGGTGTTAAATGGTATGCTTGGACCTATCAGAAAACTTGCTTATGCAGCTGTAGCTATAGCTGATAAGAAAGAATCTGCAGGAGAATAA
- the rplL gene encoding 50S ribosomal protein L7/L12 has product MAFDREKFIADLEAMTVLELKELVSTLEDHFGVTAAAPVAVAAEAGAAAAEKTEFDVVITSAGDKKIAVIKELRAITGLGLKEAKDLAEAGGNVKEAVSKEEAEEVKAKLEAAGATVEVK; this is encoded by the coding sequence ATGGCATTCGATAGAGAAAAATTCATCGCTGATTTAGAAGCAATGACAGTATTAGAATTAAAAGAATTAGTATCAACATTAGAGGATCACTTCGGTGTAACTGCTGCTGCTCCTGTAGCTGTAGCTGCTGAAGCTGGAGCTGCTGCTGCAGAGAAAACTGAGTTTGACGTAGTTATAACAAGCGCAGGTGACAAGAAGATAGCAGTAATCAAAGAGCTTAGAGCTATCACTGGACTTGGACTTAAAGAAGCTAAAGACTTAGCTGAAGCTGGAGGAAATGTTAAAGAAGCTGTTTCTAAAGAGGAAGCTGAAGAAGTAAAAGCTAAACTTGAAGCTGCTGGAGCTACTGTAGAAGTTAAATAG
- the rpoB gene encoding DNA-directed RNA polymerase subunit beta produces the protein MGKLVKRMNFGRIKERGAMPHFLEFQLNSYEDFLQAKKAPNTRDDKGLESAFREIFPIESSNGDIKLEYLSYELHEAEPPMNDELECKKRGKTYSASLKVRLRLINKKSGNEIQETLVYFGELPRMTERGTFIINGAERVVVSQLHRSPGVSFNKEQNIQTGKDLFSGKIIPYKGTWLEFETDKNDFLSVKIDRKKKVLATVFLKSVDFFQDNLEIMEEFFKTKELDLTKYYEKYKDREELVSILRTKFEGSFVKEDIFDEETGEILAEEQTVIDEELIEKIVDMKLESLNYWEVRPEEKILANTLLADTSENKDEAVTEVFKKLRPGDLVTVDSARSLIRQMFFNPQRYDLASVGRYKMNKRLRLELPDDQVVLTREDLVASIKYVLGLHNGNGHTDDIDNLSNRRVRGVGELLLMQIRSGLVKMGKMVKEKMTVQDAGTLTPQSLLNTRPLNALVLDFFGSGQLSQFMDQSNPLAELTHKRRISALGPGGLSRERAGFEVRDVHDSHYGRICPIETPEGPNIGLIGSLAIYAKVNKYGFIETPYITVKDGKADFDDIKYLAADEEEGLFIAQADTVVGEDGSLEGEVVCRFGHEIVHVSGEKVDFLDVSPKQVVSVSAGLIPFLEHDDANRALMGSNMQRQAVPLLKAEAPFIGTGLERKVAVDSGAVIVSKVKGKVVAVDANKVVVLDEEKKEHTYRLLNFERSNQAMCLHQKPLVDLGEEVEVGTILADGPATKGGDLALGRNILMAFMPWEGYNFEDAILISDRLRKDDVFTSIHIEEYEIEARSTKLGDEEITREIPNVSEEALRNLDDRGVIRVGAEVGPGDILVGKTTPKGETEPPAEEKLLRAIFGEKARDVRDTSLKMPHGAKGTIVEILELSRENGDELKAGVNKLIRIFVAEKRKITVGDKMSGRHGNKGVVSRVLPAEDMPFLANGTHLDVVINPLGVPSRMNIGQVLEVHLGLAMGDLDGGTYIATPVFDGGNEAQVKDYLESSGFSRTGKVTLFDGRTGDKFDNPVTVGRMYMLKLHHLVEDKMHARAIGPYSLVTQQPLGGKAQFGGQRLGEMEVWALEAYGAANILQEMLTVKSDDVAGRTKTYEAIVKGEEMPEPDLPESFKVLLKEFQALALDVELFDTDKKIINVNEELNKEETITEFSLADLKN, from the coding sequence ATGGGGAAACTTGTTAAAAGAATGAATTTTGGAAGAATAAAAGAAAGAGGAGCGATGCCTCACTTCCTAGAATTCCAATTAAATTCCTATGAAGATTTCCTACAAGCCAAAAAAGCTCCAAACACAAGAGATGATAAAGGACTTGAATCGGCTTTTAGAGAAATTTTCCCTATTGAGTCTTCTAACGGAGACATCAAACTTGAGTACCTTTCTTATGAACTGCACGAAGCAGAGCCACCAATGAATGATGAGCTTGAGTGTAAAAAGAGAGGTAAAACCTATTCTGCCTCATTAAAGGTAAGGCTTAGACTCATAAACAAGAAAAGTGGAAACGAGATACAAGAAACATTGGTATACTTTGGTGAGCTTCCTAGGATGACTGAGAGAGGGACTTTCATAATTAATGGTGCAGAAAGAGTTGTAGTGTCACAGCTACATAGATCGCCTGGTGTTTCTTTCAACAAAGAACAAAATATCCAGACAGGTAAAGATCTTTTTTCAGGAAAAATAATACCTTATAAAGGTACTTGGCTGGAATTTGAAACAGACAAAAATGACTTCTTAAGTGTCAAAATTGACAGAAAAAAGAAGGTTTTAGCGACTGTATTCCTAAAATCAGTAGATTTTTTCCAGGATAACTTGGAAATCATGGAGGAGTTCTTTAAAACAAAAGAGCTCGATCTGACTAAATATTATGAAAAATATAAAGACAGAGAAGAATTAGTAAGTATTCTGAGAACAAAGTTTGAAGGAAGCTTCGTAAAAGAAGATATATTTGACGAAGAAACAGGAGAGATACTAGCTGAAGAACAGACAGTTATTGATGAAGAGTTAATTGAAAAAATAGTGGATATGAAGCTCGAATCACTAAACTATTGGGAAGTAAGACCAGAGGAAAAGATACTTGCCAACACTTTATTAGCAGATACCAGCGAGAATAAGGATGAGGCTGTTACAGAGGTGTTTAAAAAACTAAGGCCTGGAGATCTTGTTACAGTTGATTCAGCAAGATCACTTATCAGACAGATGTTTTTTAACCCTCAAAGATATGACCTTGCTTCAGTTGGTAGATATAAAATGAACAAGAGGCTAAGACTAGAGCTTCCTGACGATCAAGTAGTATTGACAAGAGAAGACTTAGTGGCATCAATAAAATACGTTCTAGGCCTTCATAACGGTAACGGACACACAGATGATATAGATAACCTTTCAAACAGAAGGGTAAGAGGAGTCGGAGAACTTCTATTGATGCAGATAAGATCAGGACTTGTAAAAATGGGGAAAATGGTAAAGGAAAAGATGACTGTACAAGATGCAGGAACCCTTACTCCACAATCTCTTTTGAATACGAGACCTCTTAATGCATTGGTTTTAGATTTCTTCGGTTCAGGACAACTTTCACAGTTTATGGACCAATCCAACCCACTGGCTGAACTCACTCACAAGAGAAGGATTTCAGCACTAGGACCAGGTGGACTTTCTAGAGAGAGGGCAGGATTTGAGGTACGTGACGTACACGATTCGCATTATGGTAGAATTTGTCCAATAGAAACTCCAGAGGGACCAAACATCGGTCTTATAGGATCTCTTGCTATCTATGCAAAGGTTAATAAATATGGATTCATAGAAACTCCATATATAACTGTAAAGGATGGTAAAGCAGATTTTGATGACATAAAATATCTAGCTGCAGACGAAGAAGAAGGACTCTTTATCGCACAGGCAGATACAGTTGTAGGAGAAGACGGAAGTCTAGAGGGAGAAGTTGTTTGTAGATTTGGACATGAGATAGTTCATGTATCTGGGGAAAAAGTTGATTTCCTAGATGTTTCTCCTAAGCAGGTTGTTTCAGTATCAGCAGGACTTATACCTTTCCTAGAGCATGATGATGCCAACAGAGCACTTATGGGATCAAACATGCAAAGACAAGCGGTACCACTATTGAAAGCAGAAGCACCTTTTATAGGAACAGGACTTGAAAGAAAAGTGGCTGTAGACTCTGGAGCAGTTATAGTGTCGAAGGTGAAAGGGAAAGTAGTAGCTGTAGATGCAAATAAAGTAGTAGTACTAGATGAAGAGAAAAAAGAACATACTTATAGACTTCTTAACTTTGAAAGATCTAACCAAGCAATGTGTCTACATCAAAAGCCTCTTGTTGATCTCGGGGAAGAAGTAGAAGTTGGAACTATACTAGCTGATGGACCTGCTACAAAAGGCGGAGATCTGGCACTAGGTAGAAATATCCTGATGGCATTCATGCCTTGGGAAGGATACAACTTTGAGGATGCGATTTTGATTTCTGATAGACTTAGAAAAGATGATGTATTTACATCAATTCATATAGAGGAATATGAGATAGAAGCTAGATCGACAAAATTAGGTGATGAAGAGATAACAAGAGAGATCCCTAATGTGTCTGAAGAAGCTCTTAGAAACCTTGATGACAGGGGAGTAATAAGAGTAGGTGCAGAAGTAGGACCTGGAGATATTCTTGTAGGAAAAACTACACCAAAAGGTGAAACAGAACCTCCTGCAGAAGAAAAACTTCTAAGAGCCATTTTTGGAGAGAAAGCAAGAGATGTAAGAGATACATCTTTAAAGATGCCTCATGGAGCTAAGGGTACTATTGTAGAGATTCTTGAGCTTTCTAGAGAAAACGGCGATGAACTCAAGGCTGGGGTAAATAAACTAATAAGAATATTTGTAGCGGAAAAGAGAAAAATAACTGTTGGAGATAAGATGTCGGGAAGACATGGTAACAAAGGTGTAGTTTCTAGAGTATTACCTGCAGAAGACATGCCTTTCTTAGCTAACGGAACACATCTAGATGTAGTTATCAACCCTCTTGGAGTTCCTTCACGTATGAATATCGGTCAGGTACTAGAAGTACATCTAGGACTTGCAATGGGAGACTTAGACGGCGGGACATATATAGCCACTCCTGTATTTGACGGTGGAAACGAAGCACAGGTAAAAGATTATCTTGAATCTTCAGGATTTAGCAGAACAGGTAAGGTAACACTGTTTGATGGTAGAACAGGGGATAAATTTGACAACCCTGTAACTGTAGGTAGGATGTATATGCTTAAACTTCATCACCTGGTAGAAGATAAAATGCATGCTAGAGCAATCGGTCCTTACTCACTAGTTACTCAACAGCCACTTGGAGGTAAAGCTCAATTTGGAGGTCAGAGACTAGGGGAAATGGAAGTTTGGGCTCTTGAAGCTTATGGAGCAGCTAATATTCTACAGGAGATGCTAACTGTTAAGTCAGATGACGTAGCAGGAAGAACAAAGACATACGAGGCTATTGTAAAAGGTGAAGAAATGCCAGAGCCTGACTTACCAGAATCATTCAAGGTACTACTTAAGGAATTCCAGGCACTAGCTCTTGATGTAGAACTCTTTGATACTGATAAAAAGATTATAAATGTAAATGAAGAGCTAAACAAAGAAGAAACAATAACGGAGTTCTCTTTAGCAGACCTTAAAAATTAA
- the rpoC gene encoding DNA-directed RNA polymerase subunit beta': MGIKNFEKIRIRLASPEKIQEWSFGEVTKPETINYRTLNPEMDGLFCEKIFGPTKDWECACGKYKRMRYKGLVCEKCGVEVTRAKVRRERMGHINLAAPVSHIWYSKGTPNKMSLVLGISPKELESVLYFARYIVISTGDTNLKEVKILTEREYKLYRQQHGKSFEAQMGAEAILKLLQKINLEELQVELEKELEDVTSSQKRKKIVKRLKIVRDFSESGNKPEWMILKNVPVIPADLRPMVQLDGGRFATSDLNDLYRRVINRNNRLKKLLEIKAPEIVVKNEKRMLQEAVDALIDNGRRGKPVVAQNNRELKSLSDMLKGKQGRFRQNLLGKRVDYSARSVIVVGPSLKMDQCGIPKKMALELYKPFIMRELVKRELASNIKTAKKLVEDADDKVWDVIEDVIQDHPVLLNRAPTLHRLSIQAFQPVLIEGKAIRLHPLVCSAFNADFDGDQMAVHLMLSPEAIMEAKLLMLAPNNIISPANGEPVAVPSQDMVMGCYYMTKDKPGAKGEGMVFSSIDKVLTAYQLGMVETHAIVKVRIDSELVESTPGRVLFNEMLPLENRMYNVTFGKGPLKKLIAKLYEMHGFTITAELINDIKNFGYHYATFAGITVGIEDLEIPESKKGILEEADNMVAEIEQDYRDGRIINEERYRKTVAVWSKATDDVTKAMMENLDQFNPVYMMANSGARGSIAQMRQLGAMRGLMADTQGRIIEVPIKANFREGLTVLEFFMSSHGARKGLADTALRTADSGYLTRRLVDISHEVIVNSEDCGTHEGIEVAELVSEGNVIEKLSERLNGRVLGEDLVHEGELIAARNTLIDKELINKIEELEIKKVKIRSPLTCSLEKGVCKKCYGMDLATHKEILLGEAVGVIAAQSIGEPGTQLTMRTFHTGGVAMASAAATSIKAENSGKIVFREVKILETEESDDKVVVSQSAKLIIGNYDYEIPSGSILKVEEGQMVEAGDTLVVFDPYNIPIIADSDGLVEYRELYVKESYDEKYDVTEYQAIKPVESGDINPRIILFDDDGNKVGVCYIPFGAFLMVKEGDKVKKGQIVAKIIPEGAGTKDITGGLPRVQELFEARNPKGKATLSEIDGKVEITGKKKKGMRVIIIKSTTDSDLFKEYLVPVGEHLVVTDGMLVKSGDKITDGAISPHDVLSIKGLVAAEQFILESVQQVYRDQGVTVNDKHIEIIVKQMFKKVRIVDSGSSLFLEDEVVEKRLMDLENEVLRAAGKREIQYQPIIQGITKAAVNTGSFISAASFQETTKVLSNAAIEGKEDYLEGLKENVIIGKMIPAGTGFTTYKTIEPKKLQD; the protein is encoded by the coding sequence ATGGGAATTAAAAATTTCGAAAAAATCAGGATTAGACTAGCATCTCCAGAAAAGATTCAAGAATGGTCTTTTGGAGAAGTAACTAAACCGGAAACAATTAACTATAGAACACTTAATCCTGAAATGGATGGTCTTTTCTGTGAAAAAATATTTGGTCCAACTAAGGACTGGGAATGTGCTTGTGGAAAATACAAAAGAATGAGATATAAAGGTCTTGTTTGTGAGAAGTGCGGAGTAGAGGTAACAAGAGCAAAAGTAAGAAGAGAGAGAATGGGGCATATCAATCTTGCAGCCCCAGTTTCTCACATCTGGTACTCTAAAGGTACTCCAAACAAGATGTCTCTTGTTCTCGGGATTTCCCCGAAAGAACTTGAATCAGTTCTTTATTTTGCAAGATATATCGTAATATCTACAGGTGATACGAATCTTAAAGAAGTAAAGATTTTAACTGAGAGAGAATACAAGCTATACAGACAGCAACACGGAAAAAGTTTTGAAGCTCAAATGGGTGCAGAAGCTATTCTCAAATTGCTGCAAAAGATAAACCTTGAAGAACTTCAAGTAGAACTTGAAAAAGAGCTTGAAGATGTAACTTCTTCTCAAAAGAGAAAGAAGATAGTAAAAAGACTTAAAATAGTAAGAGACTTCAGTGAGTCAGGGAACAAGCCAGAATGGATGATACTAAAAAATGTTCCTGTAATACCGGCTGACCTAAGACCAATGGTTCAGCTAGATGGTGGAAGATTTGCAACTTCGGACCTGAACGATCTTTACAGAAGAGTAATAAACAGAAACAACAGACTGAAAAAGCTTTTAGAAATAAAAGCACCTGAGATAGTTGTAAAAAATGAAAAAAGAATGCTTCAAGAAGCTGTGGATGCCCTTATAGACAACGGAAGAAGAGGAAAACCTGTAGTTGCACAAAACAACAGAGAACTTAAATCTCTTTCAGATATGCTAAAAGGTAAGCAAGGTAGATTTAGACAGAACCTTCTCGGTAAAAGGGTAGACTATTCTGCTAGATCGGTTATCGTTGTAGGTCCATCTCTAAAGATGGATCAATGCGGAATACCTAAAAAAATGGCCCTTGAATTATACAAACCTTTCATAATGAGAGAGCTTGTAAAAAGAGAGCTAGCTTCAAATATAAAAACAGCTAAAAAACTTGTAGAAGATGCAGATGACAAAGTATGGGATGTAATCGAGGATGTTATCCAAGATCATCCAGTGCTTCTAAACAGAGCACCTACTCTTCACAGACTTTCAATACAGGCTTTCCAACCTGTTCTTATAGAAGGAAAAGCTATCAGACTACATCCATTGGTTTGTTCTGCATTCAATGCCGACTTCGATGGTGACCAGATGGCTGTACACTTGATGCTTTCGCCAGAGGCGATAATGGAGGCAAAACTTCTAATGCTTGCTCCAAATAATATAATATCTCCTGCAAATGGAGAACCGGTAGCTGTACCTTCTCAGGATATGGTTATGGGATGTTATTATATGACAAAGGATAAACCTGGAGCTAAAGGTGAAGGGATGGTATTCTCGAGCATAGATAAGGTTTTGACTGCTTATCAACTGGGAATGGTTGAGACTCATGCAATCGTAAAAGTAAGAATAGACTCTGAACTTGTTGAATCTACTCCAGGTAGAGTGCTTTTTAATGAGATGCTTCCTCTGGAAAACAGAATGTATAATGTCACTTTTGGTAAGGGACCATTAAAAAAACTTATTGCAAAACTTTACGAGATGCACGGATTTACAATAACAGCAGAACTTATAAATGATATTAAAAACTTCGGATACCATTACGCTACATTTGCTGGAATAACTGTAGGTATAGAGGATCTTGAAATTCCTGAGTCTAAAAAGGGAATCCTTGAAGAAGCAGACAACATGGTAGCTGAAATCGAACAGGATTATAGAGATGGTAGAATAATAAACGAAGAAAGATATAGAAAAACAGTAGCAGTATGGTCAAAGGCAACTGATGATGTAACAAAGGCAATGATGGAAAACCTAGATCAATTTAACCCGGTATATATGATGGCCAACTCTGGAGCAAGAGGATCTATCGCCCAGATGAGACAACTTGGTGCCATGAGAGGACTAATGGCAGATACACAGGGAAGAATTATAGAGGTTCCTATCAAAGCAAACTTCCGTGAGGGTCTAACTGTATTAGAATTCTTCATGTCATCTCACGGAGCTAGAAAAGGTCTGGCAGATACAGCACTGAGAACTGCCGACTCGGGATACCTAACAAGAAGACTTGTAGATATTTCGCATGAAGTTATAGTAAACTCTGAAGACTGTGGAACACATGAGGGAATCGAGGTAGCAGAGCTTGTATCTGAAGGAAATGTAATCGAAAAACTTTCAGAAAGACTGAACGGAAGAGTCCTTGGTGAGGATCTAGTGCATGAAGGAGAACTGATAGCAGCTAGAAACACTCTTATAGACAAAGAGCTTATAAATAAAATAGAAGAGCTAGAAATCAAAAAAGTTAAGATAAGATCACCACTTACTTGTAGCCTTGAAAAAGGTGTTTGTAAGAAGTGTTATGGTATGGACTTGGCTACTCATAAAGAGATACTTTTAGGGGAAGCGGTAGGAGTAATAGCAGCACAATCTATCGGAGAACCTGGAACTCAGCTTACAATGAGAACTTTCCATACAGGTGGAGTTGCCATGGCCTCAGCTGCAGCAACTAGCATAAAAGCTGAAAACAGTGGTAAGATAGTTTTCAGAGAAGTGAAAATACTTGAAACAGAAGAAAGTGATGATAAGGTTGTAGTTTCCCAATCAGCCAAACTGATAATAGGAAATTATGATTATGAGATTCCTTCTGGTTCGATACTGAAAGTAGAAGAGGGACAGATGGTAGAAGCAGGAGATACCCTGGTTGTATTTGACCCTTATAATATACCAATAATAGCTGACAGCGACGGTTTAGTGGAATACAGAGAACTATATGTCAAAGAAAGCTATGACGAAAAGTATGACGTAACAGAATATCAGGCTATAAAACCTGTAGAATCTGGAGATATTAACCCTAGAATAATACTCTTTGATGATGATGGCAATAAAGTCGGAGTTTGTTATATACCATTTGGAGCCTTCTTGATGGTTAAAGAGGGAGACAAAGTTAAAAAAGGTCAAATTGTGGCAAAAATCATCCCTGAAGGAGCCGGAACAAAGGATATCACTGGAGGTCTTCCTAGAGTTCAAGAACTTTTTGAAGCCAGAAATCCAAAAGGAAAGGCTACACTTTCTGAAATAGACGGTAAGGTAGAAATTACCGGTAAGAAGAAAAAAGGTATGAGAGTAATCATAATAAAATCTACTACTGACAGTGACTTATTTAAAGAATATCTTGTTCCTGTAGGGGAACACCTTGTTGTTACAGATGGTATGCTTGTAAAATCTGGAGATAAGATTACAGATGGAGCTATTTCTCCACATGACGTACTTTCTATAAAAGGTCTTGTTGCGGCAGAACAGTTTATACTAGAGTCTGTTCAGCAAGTATATAGAGATCAAGGGGTAACGGTAAATGATAAGCATATAGAGATTATCGTTAAGCAGATGTTTAAGAAAGTAAGAATAGTAGATTCTGGTTCATCACTTTTCTTAGAAGATGAAGTTGTAGAGAAGAGGCTAATGGATCTTGAAAATGAAGTTTTAAGAGCAGCTGGTAAACGTGAGATACAATATCAACCGATTATTCAGGGAATAACTAAAGCGGCAGTAAACACTGGAAGCTTTATTTCTGCGGCATCATTCCAAGAGACAACTAAAGTCCTTTCTAATGCAGCAATTGAAGGAAAAGAAGACTATTTAGAAGGTCTTAAAGAAAATGTAATTATAGGAAAAATGATTCCTGCTGGAACAGGATTCACTACTTATAAGACGATAGAACCGAAGAAACTTCAAGACTAA